AAGCAAAATACCACGGCCTAGTAATTGACGGAGCTCATGGAAAATAGAATCACCATCTGCCTTTTTGAGTAGCTTGGTTGCGGCATTGAGAAGAGAATATAGTGCAAACAGCGTAATAGTGCCGATGCCGATCGCTTCAATAATGGCGGCGCACCAAGCTGCTACTGGTGCAATGAAATTACTCATATTAC
The sequence above is a segment of the Desulfuromonas sp. KJ2020 genome. Coding sequences within it:
- a CDS encoding DUF1622 domain-containing protein — protein: MSNFIAPVAAWCAAIIEAIGIGTITLFALYSLLNAATKLLKKADGDSIFHELRQLLGRGILLGLEFLIASDIIYTVAVELTFQTIGVLAIVVLIRTFLSLTLEVEMSGKWPWQERR